The following are encoded together in the Rana temporaria chromosome 12, aRanTem1.1, whole genome shotgun sequence genome:
- the LOC120918685 gene encoding Ig-like V-type domain-containing protein FAM187A has protein sequence MHSTMFTKLISILMLFICWQITTVNAYVVAEKEQTHEKLLCPSIPIFESVAYGTDMTIELPCKCRPDKNTQVYWFYKQSVNSVATRMLTPDGTHKSLHVESKIITKVYNVIIHKARVKDSGIYLCGNGDGAFFWGYELDVQDTSNAYVAFQEHRQDPQPDLQTEHLTAFTAFWKWQKCDRCDGPGEQRKIGFCYVSSAHLKPRYMLSQSSVVPCGSHGIPDNLRKEISDRRPEIFIRSCNVPCHIRVPGFKGTADYLWHQLSKIKTFIPFFPNAPTEKHKHTLGSSLTLACPGAKPGDAVAWDKNNKHFYKSDYLIGQKEATRIYIDHGNNLNFRYVRYSDEATYYCWLQGKLKAGIKLILQADPTEKRKFSDADSILAMKYIGVSFVIFFFIFVMVHCIKFSAYTFKCSPSPCIADMV, from the coding sequence ATGCATTCTACTATGTTCACAAAGCTTATTAGTATTTTGATGCTTTTCATCTGTTGGCAGATCACAACAGTGAATGCTTATGTTGTTGCAGAAAAGGAACAAACACATGAAAAGCTTTTATGCCCGTCTATTCCGATTTTTGAAAGTGTGGCTTATGGCACCGATATGACCATAGAACTGCCTTGTAAGTGCAGACCAGACAAAAACACACAAGTTTACTGGTTCTATAAACAATCAGTGAACAGTGTAGCAACTCGGATGCTGACACCAGATGGAACACACAAGTCTCTTCATGTGGAGTCGAAGATCATCACCAAAGTGTACAACGTCATCATACACAAGGCTCGCGTAAAAGACTCTGGAATTTACTTATGTGGAAACGGCGATGGTGCGTTCTTCTGGGGGTACGAACTTGATGTGCAGGATACCTCAAATGCTTATGTGGCATTTCAGGAGCACCGCCAAGacccccagccagacctccaAACAGAGCACTTGACAGCCTTCACCGCTTTCTGGAAGTGGCAAAAGTGTGACCGCTGCGATGGCCCCGGGGAACAAAGAAAGATAGGCTTTTGCTATGTCAGTAGTGCCCATCTTAAACCAAGGTACATGCTCTCACAGAGCAGTGTTGTTCCCTGCGGCTCACATGGGATTCCTGACAACCTGCGAAAGGAAATTTCCGATCGAAGACCAGAAATATTCATCAGGAGTTGTAATGTCCCCTGCCACATAAGGGTTCCAGGGTTTAAAGGTACCGCCGATTACTTGTGGCACCAATTAAGCAAGATTAAGACATTTATCCCATTCTTCCCCAATGCTCCGACTGAAAAACATAAACACACCTTGGGGAGCAGCCTTACTCTTGCCTGCCCAGGTGCCAAACCAGGAGATGCTGTTGCCTGggataaaaacaacaaacatttcTACAAATCAGACTATCTGATTGGCCAAAAGGAGGCGACACGTATCTACATAGATCACGGCAATAATCTGAACTTTCGATATGTCCGGTACAGCGATGAAGCAACATATTACTGTTGGCTGCAAGGGAAGCTTAAAGCTGGCATCAAACTGATCCTTCAAGCGGACCCAACAGAAAAGCGAAAGTTCTCTGATGCTGACTCCATCCTCGCTATGAAATATATTGGTGTcagttttgtcatttttttctttatttttgtcatGGTCCATTGCATAAAATTCAGCGCCTATACATTTAAGTGTTCGCCATCACCATGCATAGCAGACATGGTCTAA